The Corynebacterium mycetoides genome includes the window GGCGGAGACGAGCCACACCTGCTCGCCCGCGGCGAGGTGCATCTTCGCCAGTTCCAGGGTGGATTCGAAAGCGCGGCCCAGGATCTGGCCGTCGACGATGTCTTCGGCGAGCTCGAGCAGGTCGCTGACCCGCTTGCCGCGCGCGAGGCCGAGCGCGTGCTCGCGGCCGCTGACGATGTCGGAGGCCTTCTCGGAGCCGAGAAGGCGGTAGCGCAGCTGCTTCGTCAGGCCGGGAAGCAGCTCGCGCAGGGTGATCATGCGCCGTTTCGCCAGCCCGCGGCCCAGCAGCACGAGGGAGGAGCCCTGGATGAGCGTGTTGTCGATGTCGAAGAACGCCGCGGCCTCCGCGTTCTGCGGCACGTCCGGGTCGGGCTGGGTCACCCTCGCGGCGCCGGCGGTGGCAAACGCCCCGCCGACGGTGTCCACGCCCAGGGTGAAGTCGTCGATGCTGAGCCCAAACGTCTCCTCGATGGCGGCGGCCGCTGCGGCCTCGCCGGCGGCGCGCTGCGCGGCGTCGCCAAGCGGGGGCATGGCCAGCTCCTCCAAGAACCGCCGCACGTTGCCGTGCGAGGCGGACCACTGCGCGAGAAACTCCCTGCCGGGGCGCTGTGTCGGGTCCGCGCTCATAGTCGTGTCAACCTTTCTTCGGGGGCGGAGTAGCGTTAACAACCGTACCGCGTGAACGTCTGGAAGGAGCACCGTGAAAAACGTCGCGCTGATGGTCCGCTCAACGTGCGGTTCCTGCGATCGCGTGGCCCGCCAAATCCAGCCCGTCGTGTCCGCGGCGGGTGCGAGCCTCGAGCTTGTCGACGTCGACCGCGACCCCGAAATGGCCGCCGAGTACGGCGATCGCGTGCCCGTCGTCGTCATCGACGGCGAGGAGTTTGCCTGCTGGGAAGTCGACAACGACGACCTCGCCGCCGAGCTGGCGGACTAGTTGGGTTATCCTTTAGTTTGATTTCGAGCTTTTCGAAAGGGTTAAGCGTGAGTGTTCTCGTGGTAGGGATGTCGCATCGGTCGGCACCCGTCGCTCTGCTTGAGCGCCTGAGCATGGACGACTCCGTCCAAACCGAGACGACGACGGCCCTGGTCAACCAGCCTTCGTTGTCCGAGGCAATGATCATTTCCACGTGCAACCGCCTCGAGGTGTACGCGGTGACCAACTCCTTCCACTCGGGGGTGGAGGACGTGCTCGACGTGCTCGCGCAGACCTCCGGGCTGGAGGAGGCGGAGCTGCGCACCTACCTGTATGTGCGCTACGCCGACGCCGCGGCCGAACACATGATGACGGTCGCCTCCGGGCTCGACTCGATGGTGGTGGGCGAGCAGCAGATCATCGGCCAGGTGCGCTCCAGCTACCAGGACGCCGCGGAGAGGGGCACGGTGGGCCCAGGGCTGCACTCGCTGGCCCAGTCCGCTTTGCACACCGGCAAGCGCGTGCACACGGAGACCGATATTGATGACGCCGGCGCGTCCATGGTCACCCTCGCCCTGGATGAGGCGATGGACATCATGGGCATCGACACGTTTATCGGACGCACCGCGCTCGTCCTGGGCGCGGGCGCGATGGCCTCGCTGGCGGCCACCCACCTGGGCAAGCGGGGCATCGACAAGCTCATCATCGCCAACCGGACCCGCTCGCGCGCCGAGCGTCTCGCGGAGCACGCGCGGGAGGCGGGTGTGTCGGCCGAGGTGGTGGATTTCAACGCCCGCGCGGGGGCGCTGGCCCGCGTCGACATTGCCGTCTCCGCCACGGCCAGCGACGAGTTCACCATCACCCCCGACGACATTTCCGGTCCCGTCATGCTGGCGGACCTGTCCCTGCCGCGCGATATTGACGACGCCGTGGCGCAGCGCGAGGGCGTCCACCTGGTCAACATCGAATACCTCCACCAGCGCATGCGCGAGAGCGACAGCCAGGACTCGCGCTCCCGCGCGGCGGCCGAGGCGATCGTG containing:
- a CDS encoding HAD family hydrolase, whose protein sequence is MSADPTQRPGREFLAQWSASHGNVRRFLEELAMPPLGDAAQRAAGEAAAAAAIEETFGLSIDDFTLGVDTVGGAFATAGAARVTQPDPDVPQNAEAAAFFDIDNTLIQGSSLVLLGRGLAKRRMITLRELLPGLTKQLRYRLLGSEKASDIVSGREHALGLARGKRVSDLLELAEDIVDGQILGRAFESTLELAKMHLAAGEQVWLVSATPVQIGQALAARLGFTGALGTVAEDEDGVFTGRLVGDILHGPGKRHAVAALAAIQQLDLAQCTAYSDSINDVPMLSMVGTPVAINPDRALRRHARQQGWEIRDYRSVRRAAVPMAFAAGAAAVAWGVTRKARTR
- a CDS encoding glutaredoxin family protein gives rise to the protein MVRSTCGSCDRVARQIQPVVSAAGASLELVDVDRDPEMAAEYGDRVPVVVIDGEEFACWEVDNDDLAAELAD
- a CDS encoding glutamyl-tRNA reductase, producing the protein MSVLVVGMSHRSAPVALLERLSMDDSVQTETTTALVNQPSLSEAMIISTCNRLEVYAVTNSFHSGVEDVLDVLAQTSGLEEAELRTYLYVRYADAAAEHMMTVASGLDSMVVGEQQIIGQVRSSYQDAAERGTVGPGLHSLAQSALHTGKRVHTETDIDDAGASMVTLALDEAMDIMGIDTFIGRTALVLGAGAMASLAATHLGKRGIDKLIIANRTRSRAERLAEHAREAGVSAEVVDFNARAGALARVDIAVSATASDEFTITPDDISGPVMLADLSLPRDIDDAVAQREGVHLVNIEYLHQRMRESDSQDSRSRAAAEAIVAEEVSNFSSRQRVREVGPAVAQLRKAAGDVIDGELARLRTRVPDLTQDDFEQVTRSVRRVVDKILHTPTVKIKELAATAETVSVETAIEELFGLGRSSVAIDAKRLPKLSDISDISDINDES